The Ictidomys tridecemlineatus isolate mIctTri1 chromosome 6, mIctTri1.hap1, whole genome shotgun sequence genome includes a region encoding these proteins:
- the LOC144364981 gene encoding uncharacterized protein LOC144364981, whose product MKSYFPEKSACFPALERQVIFKVKFIICSQQVVATLRHVKLAGCTYWYSHKMHIDFCARICFDFNGGKTHTGVVIPYPSTLMSEVSMNIVTMNIFWCMFVVAMELISMGCL is encoded by the exons ATGAAATCCTATTTCCCTG AGAAATCAGCTTGCTTCCCAGCTTTGGAACGTCAAGTCATCTTTAAGGTTAAATTTATCATTTGCAGCCAGCAGGTTGTAGCAACGCTTCGTCATGTCAAGTTGGCTGGCTGCACATATTG GTATTCTCACAAAATGCATATTGATTTCTGTGCAAGAATTTGTTTCGATTTTAATGGAGGTAAAACACATACAG gggtTGTTATTCCATATCCTTCAACTCTGATGAGTGAAGTGTCGATGAACATTGTGACAATGAACATTTTCTGGTGCATGTTTGTGGTGGCCATGGAGCTTATCTCCATGGG GTGTCTCTGA